TTTTTTTCTACTAGTAATACTTAAACCGGCTCCCTGAAGATCTAGAACTGCTCGTGGTGTTGGTTCCTGACAAGGATATGAATTGACTAGCTCAACTGCTTATTCAACAGACCACATTTCTGATCCCTATTTGCATTTTAGTGGGTTGGTCTGGTATGAGAAGTTATGGGAAAGAGTATATTACAGCATCGCTAATTCGTGAATTTCTAATGATCGCCGTGTTCCGCATGCTGGATCTTCTACTATTCTATGTTCTTCCCGAAAGTGCTTTTAGATGTTTACCAATATAAGCATAGAAATGCATTTTAACTCTATAAAGAactttcttctctgtttttctttcatgaatgatggcttcttttttcttatcttttttcttctattgACCTTTTTGTCTGGAAACGGCATAGAATTATGGGTAGACAACTAAAGGGATTAGGAAGAAGTAAATGAGATGGTTTATTATGGTCTATATTCATATTTAACAAGCGTAAAAACTTAAGCTTTACAAGCAATATCAATTTATTTGGCACTGCacttttttgaactttttgaaGCTGAGATAAGGAATCAATTATAAATTCAGCGAATCTAAGTGTAAAAGTAATGGGTTGATTTGTAAAAAAGATTTCTTCCTGTTTGATAGTTCATGTGGCAGGTCTTTCTCTTcaattttttgagatttttgttCATGTGCTtctaagtgttttttttttccttttgcattTATAATTCTTCATTGCTGTTGGATGAACTCTTTTTATGCTGACTTGCAGGAGCTAAAGCAATATCCTGCTCTGAGGGTTGAGGTTGGGAATGCAGCTATTGACTCACTTGATAGAATGAGAGAACAAAGCAAGAAAGCCGCACTTCTGCTGGTAGATATGGAGAGTAGTTACTTAACAGTTGATTTCTTCCGGAAACTTCCTCAGGATGTTGAGAAGGGTGGCAATCCAACACATTCTATTTTTGATAGATACAATGACTCATATCTTAGGCGAATTGGTAAGGTTTTGAGATTGAAACCAGCTTTTCATAAAGTATCTGATGCTTTGACCTTCTCTATCACTTTGTAAAGTTCGGTACTAACCACTTGATTCGcttctctctatatatacaAACAGGAACAACCGTTTTGTCATATGTTAATATGGTCTGTGCGGGTCTTCGAAACTCCATTCCCAAGTCTGTGGTGTATTGTCAAGTGCGTGAAGCAAAACGAAGCCTACTCGACCATTTCTTCGCCGAGTTGGGTAAAATGGAGGTGAGAACAGATTTGTCTTCTTACTTATTCCATTTAAGCGTGGCTTCAATGATAAGTGCAATTAacttttttgaatgaaattctTTCAGCAAAAGAAGTTGTCATCATTATTGAATGAGGATCCAGCAGTCATGGAGCGTCGTGCTGCTCTTGGCAAGAGGCTGGAACTATACAGGGCTGCCCAAGCAGAAATGGACTCAGTTGCTTGGTCAAAGTAGGTACAAGTATGGCAGTATTTCAGGAGAAAGAAAATCTCTTTTACAGGTGAAATTTGATTGGGAGGCTGTGTCAATTCGTTCATTCATGGCTAGTCAGTTCTACACGAAAGATGAAGAGGGGTGGTGGGGTTGGACTTTATGTGCTATATATATGGTAACCAAGACTATAGGAGTGGAttttaaatgttattttttttttttgtcaaataccattgagaagtttgattctcattggaatcgaacattgaacacacatataCTTAATCCAGTGGATTGTTAATTGATCCATTGCTCGTTGGTTTAAATGTTTTGTTATGTGATCACTATTCATTGCCCTCCCTTGTTATGTTGGACGATTATATCTTCTCTGTTATATGCATATCTTTATACACCGCCTTCTCATTCCTGATGCCTAGGCCCTTGTTTATGGACATGGGTCTGCTTATTGTTCGGCCCATCATATTAACAATTAATGTTACTACTTACTATGATAATTTGTAGGACCTGAATCTGAAATGGCTGATGAAACATTTGTTATAAAAATCACCGCGGGTGCAAGAAATCAACGGACCCGATTGAGAAGGTAAGGGACACGTGGGGCTGATGGGCTCATGTTTGTGTCTTTGGGACGCTCCGCTCCTATAAACCGTTTTAAGGCGGGTGCAAGAAATCAACGGACCCGATTGAGACGGTAAGGGACACGTGGGGCTGATGGGCTCATGTTTGTGTCTTTGGGACGCTCCGCTCCTATAAACCGTTTTAAGGCCGGCAAAACAGTTGTAGACGTGTCAATTTATGATTGGGTAGACGGTAACAGTGAATTTTGTTAGTTATATAAGTCGTTATTTCAGGTGCCGCACGTATTCAAGGTCCGCAAATTAAGCGAGCTGTTTAACCAGAATTTCAGGATTTAAACATATCTAATTAAGATTCAATTTGGAGTAGAGGAGATAAAGATTAAAGGAGAACTAACAACTTGGCATTAGGCTAGTGGTTATATCGTCGGGAGGTGAAAAATCCCTTAGGTCGGGCATGTGAACTTATGAGAGTTGTGAGACgtaattctttggaatttcttgggTTCCGTGGGCCGAGGGCGTGAGTCTGCTTCTTGAAAGGGATAAGAGCTTTATTCTAAACCTCATGACTAAATTGATGATCCGCTATGCGTTTGGGATGGCCATCACAGGTTTAAAACTGACCCAGGGGTCACAAAGTGACCGTTGGGCTGGGCCTTTCcggtaaaaaaaaagattaaagaaaatttgCTAACCATGGAGAAGTCACTTGGGCTAAAACTAGTATTATAGGCCCCCAAAAGAGCTAATGGGCCGAACTCGATGAGAAAGCCCAGCCCAAAACGCACTCTCTGAATGACGAGGCTACTTTAGGCATTTCCAATACATTACTCAACTACACGGTACAAACCCGCCATTTCCCACTCTCTATTTctctcacactctctctctctctctgtatctTCTTCAGTTCTTCCTTCTCTCGCTCTAGCTCTGCAAGCAACAATGTCTTTCAGTCTTCTTGATGCGATTCTCTTGATTCTGATCACCGTATCTTCACAAGCAAAAGCTCTTCCACCCCCTCAAAATTTCTGTAACTTCTCTGTTGATTTCCCCGACTACAATGCCCAGGCAAGCTCAGATTCCCCTTCtccttccccttccccttccgcttctccttctccttctccttctctttctccGTATCCTTCTTCGTTTTCTTCTactgctcctcctcctcctatttctaattcttcttctctgaCAGTCGCTGAACATCCACTGTTACGTCCATCTAGACCTCTAGTACCCGCATTCTTTATCATCGGAGATTCGACTGTCGATTGCGGCAATAACAACTTCCTCGGTACCTTTGCTCGAGCTGACCGACTTCCGTATGGTAGAGACTTCGATACGCACCAGCCCACTGGACGGTTCTGTAATGGAAGAATCCCTGTTGATTATATTGGTAAATCatcacttcttttcttttcttttttcgctCTTTCTTGCGCTCTGATTTAATACCAAGAATAATATgaggaaggaaaaagaaaattgaatcgGGTTTTGTTTGGCTGCTTCGTGGGTTTTATTTGTGTTCTTGGTTTCACTTATTTTCTAGCGTTCTTGTTTTTGTCCTGTTTGGCTGCTGATAATTTGGGGAAATTCGATGATACACATTGGGTCTAGTTTTTCCAGTTAAATCTTTTTTCAAGAAATGAAGAATTTGAAGAATCGAGAACTAGGTTTAACTGCTTCAAACGAAAATCTTGGGTAGGTGAAGAAATTGCTGAGAATTCAGAACTGTTTCCCAttattttctttacattttcTCAGCAGCCAAACAGGAtcgtgttttcttttaaaaacaaagaaattgggaatattatttagtgcttaaatCTTATTATTTTCATGTTAACATGATATGGGTTCTACAAGTTTCTCActagatttataatttttttgggtaCTCGGTTGATCAGCTTTGCTTCTTGGACTTCCCCTTGTACCAAGTTATCTTGGCCAGTCCGGATCCGTCAATGATATGATTCGAGGAGTGAATTATGCATCTGCTGGTGCTGGGATTATTTTCAACAGTGGATCAGAATTGGTAAGCTGTTTGGTACTTTGGTTAAGTCTGTCCACAATGTCAGTTAAGATCTTCACTAAATGTCCAGCATTGAAATTCTGTAATTCTAAACCCTAAGTGGTACACTTAGTCTTCAATTGTTTGTGATTAAGATCGACCATAATGATGTTGCAGGGTCAGCGCATCTCCTTTACACAGCAAATTCAGCAGTTTACTGATACTTTGCAGCTGTTTATCTTGAACATGGGTGAGGAGGCAGCTGCCGATCTTATTTCAAAATCAGTGTTCTACATCTCCATAGGAATCAATGATTATATACATTACTATCTGCGTAATGTATCGAATGTCCAAAGTGTGTACACATCGTGGAATTTTAACCGTTTCTTAGCATCGACAGTGAGGCAAGAAATTAAGGTTACAATCTCAATCTTTATCTTTTCCTCTCATGTCATTATGTATTTATGGAATCATCTGCAAATGTGATTAGCTATATATGGCTTGGATGTGAAAAAAAAGTAGGGAACAACCCATCATTGACAGATTACCCTTCCTCCTAAAACGAAATTCCTCCCGTATAAATTCTATTGTTGAAATTCCTGAAAATCATTTATGACAGAAAAAAGAAACTTCTTCTGATATGTCATTTATGATGATTGTGCAGAACTTGTACAACCTAAGTGTCAGGAGAGTGGTGCTTATGGGGTTGCCACCTATCGGCTGTGCTCCTCACTACTTGTGGCGATACAGAAGCGACAATGGGGAGTGTATCGAGGGGATAAACAACATGATCATGGAATGCAACTTTGTTATGAGATACATGGTTGAGGAGCTCACACGGGAGATTCCTGATGCAAACATCATATTCTGTGATGTTTATGAAGGCTCCATGGATATAATCGACAACCATTTACGTTATGGTATAAATCATTCGAACCCGTTTTTTATTGGAACTTAGCCTATGTAGAAGTCGAATTTGACGATCTTGGTTCTGCTATTTCTGTCAGGTTTCAATGTCACCACTGATGCTTGCTGTGGATTAGGGAAGTACAAGGGTTGGGTCATGTGCTTATCACCAGAAATGGCTTGCAGTAATGCTTCTAACCATATTTGGTGGGATCAATACCACCCCACTGATGCAGTGAATGCCATCTTGGCAGAAAATGTATGGAGTGGCTTGCATTCGCAGATGTGCTATCCGATGAACTTGAAGGACATGGTTTCTCCCCAAGACTAATAATCTGATGGAAAGTACTTGTAAATTTGCTCAACAACTGGTACTGAAACTCATGTATTCTTCATACTTACTGTTCATTTTGTAAAAAGGAAAACAGCAATATACGAGTCAATCTTTGACAGACTCCTTTTCTTTCACTAATTAGTACCATCTTCTACATTTGATTTCAGCATGAAACTTGCAAATGCAGTAGTGATTTCCCTGTAATACAATCAATTTACAAATGTGTTTGAATTCTTTTTAATATAGGAAAGTTTTTTTCTATGAGGAGAGGATTGGGGTGCTTGAACTTCTAATCTCGTGAAAATTGGAATGCTGAAATTGTTTTTGTAAGCTtgttcgaattttttttttgaaaacggggagggggattcgaacTCTAATCATCagggtgatacacatcattcttacTACTCCAACTAGTGATTCGGGTGTAGTTTGTTTGAACTTTTAGTTGTTAAGTAATGAGAGAGGAGTGATTTTTCTTCAAATCCTAATTTGGCTGGTCTAGTGAATGAATTTTAAACTAACTTGATTTGTGTAATACATAAACAAGTTGTCTTTAATTTGTTTGGATTGTTTCTTAAAGCCTCTTACAAATAAAAATCTAACTTAACTCATAATCATACTAAATCTAATTGAGCAGTTATACTAATACGGTAATCCCGGGCGGCCGGGTAGTG
This DNA window, taken from Tripterygium wilfordii isolate XIE 37 chromosome 20, ASM1340144v1, whole genome shotgun sequence, encodes the following:
- the LOC119987379 gene encoding GDSL esterase/lipase 7; this translates as MSFSLLDAILLILITVSSQAKALPPPQNFCNFSVDFPDYNAQASSDSPSPSPSPSASPSPSPSLSPYPSSFSSTAPPPPISNSSSLTVAEHPLLRPSRPLVPAFFIIGDSTVDCGNNNFLGTFARADRLPYGRDFDTHQPTGRFCNGRIPVDYIALLLGLPLVPSYLGQSGSVNDMIRGVNYASAGAGIIFNSGSELGQRISFTQQIQQFTDTLQLFILNMGEEAAADLISKSVFYISIGINDYIHYYLRNVSNVQSVYTSWNFNRFLASTVRQEIKNLYNLSVRRVVLMGLPPIGCAPHYLWRYRSDNGECIEGINNMIMECNFVMRYMVEELTREIPDANIIFCDVYEGSMDIIDNHLRYGFNVTTDACCGLGKYKGWVMCLSPEMACSNASNHIWWDQYHPTDAVNAILAENVWSGLHSQMCYPMNLKDMVSPQD